From the Dunckerocampus dactyliophorus isolate RoL2022-P2 chromosome 12, RoL_Ddac_1.1, whole genome shotgun sequence genome, one window contains:
- the scn4ba gene encoding sodium channel, voltage-gated, type IV, beta a: MASLDNTGWSVPGLLVALLLGVLPVNGLEVSTGKVSSIEAMNGSTVLLPCTYSSCIGIKNLYFNWQFNDNGTMVKFCDGVIPSEGVEPRVKVEHERVEFVGSSKTNNISILLWNITFEDDGEYICFAKNPKEKGRNHSAIFTLKVVNQMKEDDNTLTVIIVSVLGGVIGLVIIVMVIKALVVHFLLKDDEKNKECLVNASGNDNTENGLTGAKADNKGTPKL; encoded by the exons ATGGCGTCATTGGACAACACCGGCTGGAGTGTGCCAGGTCTGCTAGTTGCACTGCTGCTGG GTGTACTTCCCGTTAATGGATTGGAGGTGTCAACAGGAAAAGTGTCATCAATTGAAGCAATGAATGGCTCCACGGTGCTATTACCGTGCACTTACTCCTCCTGCATTGGCATTAAAAACCTCTACTTCAACTGGCAATTCAATGACAACGGGACCATGGTCAAG ttctGCGACGGGGTGATTCCTAGTGAGGGCGTGGAGCCGAGGGTGAAAGTGGAGCACGAGCGAGTAGAATTTGTGGGCTCTTCAAAGACCAACAATATCTCGATCCTGCTGTGGAACATCACTTTCGAAGATGACGGGGAGTACATTTGCTTTGCCAAAAACCCAAAAGAGAAGGGCCGCAACCACAGTGCTATCTTCACCCTCAAAGTGGTGAACCAAA TGAAAGAGGATGACAACACTTTGACAGTGATCATTGTCTCCGTGTTGGGCGGAGTGATTGGCTTGGTTATCATTGTAATGGTGATAAAGGCCTTGGTGGTTCACTTCCTGCTGAAGGATGATGAGAAGAA TAAAGAGTGCCTGGTTAACGCCTCAGGGAACGACAATACAGAAAATGGACTTACAGGAGCCAAAGCTGACAACAAAGGAACACCAAAG ctttaa